The segment TTTTAATCATGCTGGCTCCGGCCGAACCGGGCACGGGAATCGCGATTGAACTGATAAGCCCGGCTATTAATCAATATGGTGAGCATATTGAAAAATTAATTGCTGCCATCATAAAAGACCATGGTATTCAGGATGTTATCATTCAAGCCAATGACAAAGGCGCTTTGGATTGTACTATTGATGCTCGCGTTAAAACGGCTATTGCCAGAGCTTTAGCCTAAGGGGGAGAGAAAATGGAAAAAGAAAAACTGCGCCGGGCCATGCTGTTTGCGCCGGGCAACAATCCGGCCGTATTGCAGAGCGCGGGAATTTACGGTGCTGACAGCTTAATATTTGATCTGGAAGATGCGGTTGCCGTTACCGAAAAAGACAGCGCCCGGCAGCTGGTTCATAATGCTATCAAATATTTGAAATATCCCTGTGAAGTAGGTGTTCGCATCAACCATATCAGT is part of the Veillonellales bacterium genome and harbors:
- the citD gene encoding citrate lyase acyl carrier protein; its protein translation is MSKLCKQAQAGTLESSDILIMLAPAEPGTGIAIELISPAINQYGEHIEKLIAAIIKDHGIQDVIIQANDKGALDCTIDARVKTAIARALA